From Glycine max cultivar Williams 82 chromosome 11, Glycine_max_v4.0, whole genome shotgun sequence, the proteins below share one genomic window:
- the LOC100820355 gene encoding uncharacterized protein: protein MADHSDSSPLVPPLPLTDPSEIDLEAGPSEQIQCRICLETDGRDFIAPCKCKGTSKYVHRECLDHWRAIKEGFAFAHCTTCKAPYHLRVHVAADRKWRTLKFRFFVTRDMLFIFLSVQLVIASLSYLVYLIDGYQQYWLRLLWGFDSEMSFYYICGALLFFALLGLSGCFITCYDRRVRNDLAQPCRELCLCCCQPGVCADCHLPGTLCMWTDCTTCFESCGTMATECGGCLGGAGEAGLPLLFIMALIVLGLFTVIGIFYSVLVATMVGQRIWQRHYHILAKRMLTKEYVVEDADGELTGSDWSPPALPPEHVQQLKTLGLL from the exons ATGGCCGATCACTCAGATTCTTCTCCTCTCGTTCCTCCCCTTCCCCTCACCGACCCTTCTGAGATCGACCTCGAAGCTGGTCCCTCCGAACAAATCCAGTGCCGAATTTGTCTCGAAACTGACG gTAGAGATTTCATAGCCCCTTGTAAGTGCAAAGGTACATCAAAATATGTGCATCGAGAATGTTTGGATCATTGGCGAGCAATTAAG gAAGGGTTTGCCTTTGCTCACTGCACTACATGCAAGGCTCCTTATCATTTGCGTGTCCATGTTGCTGCTGATAGGAAATGGCGTACCCTGAAATTTCGATTTTTTGTCACCAGAGAcatgttgtttatttttctgtCTGTCCAGCTT GTCATTGCTTCACTGTCATATTTGGTTTATCTAATAGATGGTTACCAGCAGTATTGGCTTCGTCTTCTCTGGGGTTTTGATAGTGAAATGAGCTTTTACTACATATGTG GAGCTCTATTGTTTTTTGCCTTGCTTGGCCTCTCTGGGTGCTTCATTACCTGTTATGATCGAAGAGTTCGCAATGATTTAGCTCAGCCTTGTAGAGAATTATGTCTTTGTTGCTGTCAACCTGG AGTTTGTGCAGACTGTCATTTGCCAGGCACTCTTTGTATGTGGACTGATTGCACCACATGCTTTGAGAGTTGTGGAACCATGGCAACTGAATGTGGTGGTTGTTTGGGGGGTGCTGGGGAAGCTGGGCTACCACTATTATTCATTATGGCTTTGATTGTTCTGGGACTTTTTACTGTAATTGGGATATTCTACAGTGTATTGGTTGCTACCATGGTAGGTCAACGGATATGGCAACGTCATTATCACATACTTGCAAAAAGGATGTTAACAAAG GAGTATGTGGTTGAAGACGCTGATGGAGAGCTGACTGGATCGGATTGGTCTCCCCCGGCTCTCCCACCCGAACATGTTCAGCAGTTGAAAACATTGGGCCTACTATGA
- the LOC100306576 gene encoding uncharacterized protein, with translation MSDIAMLVAEEYERRTKHYRKGGAGAVQERNLNVVSCANSFLVLKEKIEVQKKELVKWVLEPKTQFAIAASNSLFSA, from the coding sequence ATGTCTGATATTGCCATGTTGGTAGCCGAAGAATATGAGAGAAGGACAAAGCATTATAGGAAGGGTGGTGCTGGCGCTGTACAAGAGAGGAATTTGAACGTGGTTTCTTGTGCTAATTCTTTTTTGGTTCTGAAGGAGAAGATTGAGGTGCAGAAGAAGGAGCTTGTCAAGTGGGTTTTGGAACCCAAAACCCAATTTGCAATTGCTGCTTCTAACAGTTTATTCTCTGCTTGA
- the LOC102661897 gene encoding probable E3 ubiquitin-protein ligase XERICO, which produces MKPLSKLLNKFCGKMIMLLASLLIELIILIQKLRESRPISTRQYLKLIEKKNPTICYTKRLNLKAEHAATATECRVCLSEFEEGEKVRKLKCQHTFHRDCLDKWLQQYWATCPLCRKQVLPDDVVFKHRLHQNQAEAASNNGNDDNLLYLFSAFRGGNT; this is translated from the coding sequence ATGAAACCTCTCTCCAAGCTCTTGAACAAGTTTTGTGGGAAAATGATAATGCTATTAGCATCCCTGCTAATAGAACTCATAATTCTCATTCAAAAACTAAGGGAATCACGTCCAATCAGCACCCGCCAATACCTCAAACTCATCGAGAAGAAGAACCCCACCATTTGCTACACCAAAAGATTGAACTTGAAGGCAGAGCACGCTGCTACAGCTACTGAGTGTAGGGTATGTCTGTCCGAATTCGAGGAAGGGGAGAAGGTGAGGAAACTGAAATGCCAACACACCTTTCATAGGGATTGTTTGGACAAGTGGTTGCAACAGTATTGGGCAACGTGCCCACTTTGTCGGAAACAGGTGCTGCCAGATGATGTTGTGTTCAAGCACCGTCTGCATCAGAATCAAGCAGAGGCTGCTTCTAATAATGGGAATGATGACAATCTTCTCTATCTTTTTTCAGCATTTCGTGGTGGCAACACTTAA